A window from Halomicrobium urmianum encodes these proteins:
- a CDS encoding DUF7548 family protein: MDALRLAPTVGIVASLAVLVALLAPFLAVEQGSAVGTYYGAGAVNGLSVGLFAAVALVAFAAGREGRSAPDTIAGVTIVLGLFAAVMGLLWAFTVPQSLVTQLTTATWLNSHRWLVVALTIVIPVAAGWYARAQRLL, translated from the coding sequence ATGGACGCCCTGCGGCTCGCCCCGACCGTCGGAATCGTCGCCTCGCTGGCCGTCCTCGTCGCGCTCCTGGCCCCGTTCCTCGCGGTCGAACAGGGCAGCGCCGTCGGCACCTACTACGGCGCCGGCGCCGTCAACGGCCTCTCCGTGGGGCTGTTCGCCGCCGTTGCGCTCGTGGCCTTCGCCGCCGGCCGCGAGGGCCGTTCCGCGCCAGACACCATCGCCGGCGTGACCATCGTGCTGGGCCTGTTCGCCGCCGTCATGGGACTGCTGTGGGCGTTCACTGTCCCCCAGAGCCTGGTGACGCAGCTCACGACGGCCACCTGGCTCAACAGCCACCGGTGGCTCGTCGTGGCGCTGACTATCGTTATCCCCGTCGCCGCTGGATGGTACGCGCGCGCCCAGCGTCTGCTCTGA
- a CDS encoding DUF5798 family protein, which produces MGFGSTAKKVQKLADVADKTYDKINELRDQLTELRGTVEETGDRVEQLERELEDQRALLEAIAEEHDVDVDGAVADAVIEDAEGGSIAGERSSSSPRSASPHEDAADAEESGGASSAGDAQSAGE; this is translated from the coding sequence ATGGGATTCGGCAGCACCGCGAAGAAGGTCCAGAAGCTGGCCGACGTGGCGGACAAAACCTACGACAAGATCAACGAACTGCGCGACCAGCTGACGGAGCTTCGGGGGACGGTCGAGGAGACCGGCGACAGGGTGGAACAGCTCGAGCGGGAACTGGAGGACCAGCGCGCGCTCCTGGAAGCCATCGCCGAGGAGCACGACGTCGACGTCGACGGGGCCGTCGCGGACGCCGTCATCGAGGACGCAGAAGGGGGGTCCATCGCCGGTGAGCGAAGCTCATCGAGCCCTCGTTCGGCGTCGCCTCACGAGGACGCCGCCGACGCCGAGGAGTCGGGCGGCGCGAGCAGCGCGGGCGACGCGCAGTCCGCCGGGGAGTAA
- a CDS encoding CoA-binding protein, producing the protein MPVDSDDELREILDYDTVAVVGSSTTEGKAAHEIPKYLQQQGYRVIPVNPFADEVLGEQSYDSITDVPDEVDVVDVFRPSEEVPDIVDETLERDDVAAIWLQQGIRHDDAAGRAEEAGLDVVQDRCMKVEHQRLVGGS; encoded by the coding sequence ATGCCAGTCGACTCCGACGACGAACTCCGCGAGATTCTCGACTACGACACCGTCGCCGTGGTCGGGAGCTCGACGACGGAGGGGAAGGCCGCCCACGAGATCCCGAAGTACCTCCAGCAGCAGGGATACCGCGTCATCCCCGTCAACCCCTTCGCCGACGAGGTGCTGGGCGAGCAGTCCTACGACTCGATCACGGACGTCCCAGACGAGGTGGACGTGGTGGACGTGTTCCGGCCGAGCGAGGAAGTGCCCGACATCGTCGACGAGACGCTGGAACGTGACGACGTGGCGGCCATCTGGCTTCAGCAGGGTATCCGCCACGACGACGCTGCCGGCCGCGCGGAGGAGGCCGGCCTCGACGTGGTCCAGGACAGGTGCATGAAGGTCGAACACCAGCGGCTCGTCGGCGGTAGCTGA
- a CDS encoding RAD55 family ATPase: MYELGAQFGDGRVSPGTNVLVVGPPLTGKQRIARSIVDRGIADGEAGVVLSTRDCAEQVRATYADGPGLLGVVDCVTSHIGGSATDTETVKYPSGPTDVRGIRQGLSELLDHFYRDHGIDRTRIVVDSVTTLLLYSNLRRTYEIESSITSRVECIGGVGIHVAESTAHDEETLSTLRGLFDGVIETDVDGSVEASLPEA, translated from the coding sequence ATGTACGAACTTGGGGCGCAGTTCGGTGACGGGAGGGTTTCGCCGGGGACGAACGTCCTCGTGGTGGGGCCGCCGCTGACTGGCAAGCAACGCATCGCGCGATCCATCGTGGACCGGGGGATCGCCGACGGGGAGGCTGGCGTCGTCCTGTCGACGCGGGACTGCGCCGAGCAGGTTCGGGCGACGTACGCGGACGGTCCCGGACTGCTCGGCGTCGTCGACTGCGTCACGAGCCACATCGGCGGCTCGGCCACCGACACGGAGACCGTCAAATATCCGTCCGGGCCCACCGACGTCCGGGGGATCCGACAGGGGCTGTCCGAGCTGCTGGATCACTTCTACCGCGACCACGGGATCGACCGGACGCGCATCGTCGTCGACTCGGTGACGACGCTGTTGCTGTACTCGAACCTGCGCCGGACCTACGAGATCGAGTCGTCGATCACGTCCCGCGTGGAGTGCATCGGCGGCGTCGGGATCCACGTCGCCGAGTCGACGGCCCACGACGAGGAGACGCTGTCCACGCTGCGCGGGCTCTTCGACGGCGTGATCGAGACCGACGTCGACGGCAGCGTCGAGGCGTCGCTACCGGAGGCCTGA
- a CDS encoding glycosyltransferase family 2 protein, producing MEIDIAMPTKESADVIEQTLERAAAAIDRSAASVNQLIVVDDESVDETRELAREAAETHGWDATVVSESMPLPAARRRAIDLVETEWFWFLDDDVRVRADYVERLLDAVAPAVGAVQGRKASRSEHPSDWVHSRSRRGGTHATLIRREAVADVQIPSDVAVLEDEYLRRWIESGGYAWFFHAHARFVHDCQERHQIGWTEGYVGGKYGLQSFQTVAMNVPYAAATGRDPMPHLKRAAGWIAGSIVGDGERPEPSGEIVDVTERTAEQSDETAEPSGRTAEVAE from the coding sequence ATGGAGATAGACATCGCAATGCCGACAAAGGAGTCGGCCGACGTCATCGAGCAGACACTGGAACGAGCAGCGGCGGCGATCGACCGGTCGGCGGCGTCGGTGAACCAGTTGATCGTCGTCGACGACGAGAGCGTGGACGAGACTCGCGAGCTGGCCCGCGAGGCCGCCGAGACGCACGGCTGGGACGCGACCGTCGTCTCGGAGTCGATGCCGCTCCCCGCGGCGCGCAGGCGGGCGATCGACCTCGTCGAGACGGAGTGGTTCTGGTTCCTCGACGACGACGTGCGCGTCCGGGCGGACTACGTCGAGCGGTTGCTGGACGCGGTCGCGCCCGCGGTCGGCGCCGTCCAGGGGCGGAAGGCGTCCCGTTCCGAGCACCCCAGCGACTGGGTCCACAGCCGCTCCCGGCGCGGGGGGACCCACGCGACGCTGATTCGTCGCGAGGCCGTGGCCGACGTCCAGATCCCGTCGGACGTCGCCGTCCTCGAGGACGAGTACCTCCGGCGGTGGATCGAGTCCGGCGGGTACGCGTGGTTCTTCCACGCGCACGCCCGGTTCGTCCACGACTGCCAGGAGCGCCACCAGATCGGGTGGACCGAGGGGTACGTCGGCGGGAAGTACGGGCTCCAGTCGTTCCAGACAGTCGCGATGAACGTCCCGTACGCCGCCGCGACGGGCCGGGATCCGATGCCGCACCTGAAGCGCGCCGCCGGGTGGATAGCCGGATCGATCGTCGGGGACGGCGAGCGGCCGGAACCGTCCGGTGAGATCGTCGACGTGACCGAGCGGACCGCGGAGCAGTCGGACGAGACCGCCGAGCCGTCCGGGCGGACGGCGGAGGTGGCGGAATGA
- a CDS encoding alkaline phosphatase family protein codes for MTTVVLGWDGLDHEVATSMGLADRFVPHHREIETIDNPVLGVPHTQELWPSIITGAHPSETGIRSATEEGGADWGDPRIDRLSSAAAGIVPEEVRTRIGRWLRNRGAELDAYEPADYEERGLSTIFDGRSALPIAVPNYRTETDAELDIVYDRGAQLADYLNVEEGEDGELHHNPSVPLPVLEQRIASEAASKIGVVETALHREYDLVFVWLGYLDTVGHLAPTVGDDEWRRRHYEQAARWTEGVRDQLGPDDALVVAADHGLQAGEHSHSTFYGATEPEAVEGVESVLDVAAAVEALTEQSSGADVEERRAGEVESVRSNLEDLGYI; via the coding sequence ATGACGACCGTCGTGCTGGGCTGGGACGGCCTCGACCACGAGGTCGCCACGTCGATGGGCCTCGCCGACCGGTTCGTCCCCCACCACCGCGAGATCGAGACGATCGACAACCCGGTGCTCGGCGTGCCCCACACCCAGGAGCTGTGGCCCTCGATCATCACGGGCGCCCACCCGTCAGAGACCGGGATTCGGTCGGCGACGGAGGAGGGCGGCGCCGACTGGGGCGACCCGCGAATCGACAGGCTGTCGTCCGCCGCGGCCGGCATCGTCCCCGAGGAGGTGCGGACGCGCATCGGCCGGTGGCTCCGGAACCGCGGGGCCGAACTGGACGCCTACGAGCCGGCCGACTACGAGGAGCGCGGGCTGTCGACCATCTTCGACGGCCGCTCGGCGCTCCCGATCGCCGTCCCGAACTACCGGACGGAGACCGACGCCGAACTGGACATCGTGTACGACCGCGGCGCCCAGCTCGCCGACTACCTGAACGTCGAGGAGGGCGAGGACGGCGAGTTGCACCACAATCCGTCGGTGCCGCTGCCGGTGCTCGAGCAGCGGATCGCGTCGGAGGCGGCGTCGAAGATCGGCGTGGTCGAGACGGCGCTGCACCGCGAGTACGACCTCGTGTTCGTCTGGCTCGGCTACCTCGACACGGTCGGTCACCTCGCGCCGACCGTCGGCGACGACGAGTGGCGGCGCCGCCACTACGAGCAGGCCGCCCGGTGGACGGAGGGCGTCCGGGACCAGCTCGGGCCCGACGACGCGCTCGTCGTCGCCGCGGACCACGGCCTCCAGGCGGGCGAACACAGCCACTCGACGTTCTACGGCGCGACCGAGCCCGAGGCGGTCGAGGGCGTCGAGTCGGTGCTCGACGTCGCAGCCGCCGTCGAAGCGCTCACCGAGCAGTCCTCGGGCGCCGACGTCGAGGAGCGACGGGCGGGCGAGGTCGAGTCGGTGCGGTCGAACCTCGAGGACCTCGGGTACATCTGA
- a CDS encoding molybdopterin-containing oxidoreductase family protein, with translation MTLTRRDFLTAAGTGAVGAMVGGAWGATQATEPITSVENPLRSYPNRDWEEVYHEIYAYDEVDWTVCHPNCTQSCALNFYMKNGVPIRAEQIYHEEEGSPGPGSPGGYEQADVTQHWNPRGCMKGLSLHRRTFEPSRIKYPMVRKGWDPEDPNQEGRGEDEFERVSWAEAFDLIAEKMANLEDNKRFHIFNAIKSDGLITRHGAGRRLASIFGGCEWTEYDWYADLPPGHVITTGYQTSDADASAWRQADYTIMQGKNLIHNKLADNHFLQETRERGGKMVGVYPDYSPTVQKCDRWLPVRPGSDPAFALGVAHVIIDEELYDADFMRQFTSLPLLVREDDGKYLRAHEVFEDYEAPPEDVDHQNEERDWGDFVALGRDGDLVAVDRESVGSETPDEPRLDVDREVELADGSTVAVRSDFARQRDNVVENYDPETVEDITTIPANKLRQTAREFADAEKGQWFTGEGINHWFHSNDSLQRTIFFVQSMLGNIGERGAGYYNYSGQYKIELLDGYPEYVNPDGHSAHGMYPGYAFAFFGGESLDPHELRGDFDEELDLTPQEDAEEPVVPEGADTYTMSKPRILWTMNCNLLNQTKHQQHVVENFVKHPETENELFVVSDMHMTYSARHADIVLPVPSWLECEYPDITVGPENPFLQMDSGVMDPIYDTMQDGEAVARVAEKLDEKTDPAERNVDSYREYFAEFLDEDGDPKEYIQQALDAGMTTRDIDVEDLEDGPERLQLKTYPRVPFWGQIHEDRPFYTKTGRMEFHKEEDRFLELGRSDLDHIESVEGTPYGRNKTWDEAKDEENPIYHDQEYQFYYNTPHPKYRTHSSWGMTDWNLVWSARDFGSVSADPEGTDRLVDDFSFPTGDGESEDAAPLGEAFVEIHPEDAADMDVDNGDYVRIGNDRGSLVVRAMISERQRPRSAGDMGQLTIWHGWWPQHFPEDEEADEDAERGYNVTTNLWLDPLQETDDLVHKAVFGDPNISEAVEEEIAWHGAELEHGYEETVWAPTGTNRDDLVEVEKYEEADWWPGDARRDDLIEDYIGGSLQPGSPTGGDD, from the coding sequence GTGACGCTGACGCGGCGCGACTTCCTGACTGCGGCGGGGACTGGCGCCGTCGGGGCGATGGTCGGCGGTGCCTGGGGCGCCACGCAGGCGACGGAGCCGATCACGAGCGTCGAGAACCCGCTCCGGTCGTACCCCAACCGTGACTGGGAGGAGGTGTATCACGAGATATACGCGTACGACGAGGTGGACTGGACGGTCTGTCACCCGAACTGCACCCAGTCGTGCGCGCTGAACTTCTACATGAAAAACGGGGTACCGATCCGGGCCGAGCAGATCTACCACGAGGAGGAGGGGAGTCCCGGACCGGGGAGTCCGGGCGGCTACGAGCAGGCCGACGTCACCCAGCACTGGAACCCGCGCGGGTGCATGAAAGGGCTGTCGCTGCACCGCCGGACGTTCGAGCCCTCGCGGATCAAGTACCCGATGGTCCGCAAGGGCTGGGACCCCGAGGACCCGAACCAGGAGGGCCGCGGCGAGGACGAGTTCGAGCGCGTCTCCTGGGCGGAGGCGTTCGACCTGATCGCCGAGAAGATGGCGAACCTGGAGGACAACAAGCGGTTCCACATCTTCAACGCGATCAAGTCCGACGGGCTGATCACCCGCCACGGCGCGGGGCGTCGGCTGGCGTCCATCTTCGGCGGCTGCGAGTGGACGGAGTACGACTGGTACGCCGACCTGCCGCCGGGACACGTCATCACGACGGGCTACCAGACCAGCGACGCCGACGCGTCGGCCTGGCGACAGGCCGACTACACGATCATGCAGGGGAAGAACCTGATCCACAACAAGCTCGCGGACAACCACTTCCTGCAGGAGACCCGCGAGCGGGGCGGCAAGATGGTCGGCGTCTATCCCGACTACTCGCCGACGGTCCAGAAGTGCGACCGCTGGCTCCCCGTCCGCCCCGGCTCCGACCCGGCGTTCGCGCTGGGCGTGGCCCACGTGATCATCGACGAGGAGCTGTACGACGCCGACTTCATGCGGCAGTTCACGAGCCTGCCGCTGCTCGTGCGCGAGGACGACGGGAAATACCTCCGCGCACACGAAGTCTTCGAGGACTACGAGGCCCCGCCCGAGGACGTCGACCACCAGAACGAGGAGCGCGACTGGGGCGACTTCGTGGCGCTCGGCCGGGACGGCGACCTCGTGGCGGTCGACCGGGAGTCGGTCGGCTCGGAGACGCCCGACGAGCCCCGGCTGGACGTCGATCGCGAGGTCGAACTGGCCGACGGGTCGACGGTGGCCGTCCGGTCGGACTTCGCGCGCCAGCGCGACAACGTCGTGGAGAACTACGACCCGGAGACGGTCGAGGACATCACGACCATCCCGGCCAACAAGCTCCGCCAGACCGCCCGGGAGTTCGCCGACGCCGAGAAGGGCCAGTGGTTCACCGGCGAGGGGATCAACCACTGGTTCCACTCCAACGACTCGCTCCAGCGGACCATCTTCTTCGTCCAGTCGATGCTGGGCAACATCGGCGAACGGGGCGCGGGCTACTACAACTACTCCGGCCAGTACAAGATCGAGCTGCTGGACGGCTACCCGGAGTACGTCAACCCCGACGGCCACTCCGCCCACGGGATGTACCCCGGCTACGCCTTCGCCTTCTTCGGCGGCGAGTCGCTGGACCCCCACGAGCTCCGGGGCGACTTCGACGAGGAACTGGACCTCACTCCCCAGGAGGACGCCGAGGAGCCGGTCGTGCCGGAGGGCGCGGACACCTACACGATGTCCAAGCCCCGGATCCTCTGGACGATGAACTGCAACCTCCTGAACCAGACCAAACACCAGCAGCACGTCGTCGAGAACTTCGTCAAGCACCCCGAGACGGAAAACGAGCTGTTCGTCGTCTCGGACATGCACATGACCTACTCGGCGCGCCACGCCGACATCGTGCTGCCGGTCCCCTCCTGGCTGGAATGTGAGTACCCCGACATCACGGTCGGACCGGAGAACCCCTTCCTGCAGATGGACAGCGGGGTGATGGACCCCATCTACGACACCATGCAGGACGGGGAGGCCGTGGCCAGGGTCGCCGAGAAGCTCGACGAGAAGACCGACCCCGCGGAGCGCAACGTCGACTCCTACCGGGAGTACTTCGCGGAGTTCCTCGACGAGGACGGCGACCCGAAGGAGTACATCCAGCAGGCGCTCGACGCCGGCATGACGACCCGGGACATCGACGTCGAGGACCTGGAGGACGGCCCCGAGCGCCTCCAGCTCAAGACCTACCCGCGGGTCCCCTTCTGGGGGCAGATCCACGAGGATCGACCGTTCTACACCAAGACCGGCCGGATGGAGTTCCACAAGGAGGAGGACCGCTTCCTCGAACTGGGCCGCTCTGACCTGGATCACATCGAGAGCGTCGAGGGGACGCCCTACGGCCGGAACAAGACGTGGGACGAGGCCAAGGACGAGGAGAACCCGATCTACCACGACCAGGAGTACCAGTTCTACTACAACACGCCGCACCCGAAGTACCGGACCCACTCCTCGTGGGGGATGACCGACTGGAACCTCGTCTGGTCGGCCCGGGACTTCGGCAGCGTCAGCGCCGACCCCGAGGGGACCGACCGGCTGGTCGACGACTTCTCGTTCCCGACCGGCGACGGCGAGAGCGAGGACGCCGCGCCGCTGGGCGAGGCGTTCGTCGAGATCCACCCCGAGGACGCCGCGGACATGGACGTCGATAACGGCGACTACGTCCGGATCGGGAACGACCGCGGGAGCCTCGTCGTGCGCGCGATGATCAGCGAGCGCCAGCGCCCGCGCTCGGCCGGCGACATGGGCCAGCTGACCATCTGGCACGGCTGGTGGCCCCAGCACTTCCCGGAGGACGAGGAGGCCGACGAGGACGCCGAACGCGGCTACAACGTGACGACGAACCTGTGGCTGGACCCGCTGCAGGAGACCGACGACCTCGTCCACAAGGCCGTCTTCGGCGACCCCAACATCTCCGAGGCGGTCGAGGAGGAGATCGCCTGGCACGGGGCGGAACTCGAACACGGCTACGAGGAGACCGTCTGGGCCCCGACCGGGACGAACCGCGACGACCTCGTCGAGGTCGAGAAGTACGAGGAGGCGGACTGGTGGCCCGGCGACGCCCGCCGGGACGACCTGATCGAGGACTACATCGGCGGATCGCTGCAGCCCGGTTCCCCGACCGGAGGTGACGACTGA
- a CDS encoding 4Fe-4S dicluster domain-containing protein has product MANVYNPQLGRDHSYPYEHREEERDYHWGMVVNINRCINCNTCSFACKSTWTSGEGEEYMWWMNVETEPYGGYPLGWDMRLLEDLGSDETIFDAAGDGEQVRGYIAEKGAWEYPALGDDQVHGEYPEGDVVESDVEEGEYHDMWQFYLPRLCNHCKNPACLAACPRQAIYKREEDGIVLLDQERCRGYRRCVKGCPYHKPMYNPETGITEKPVGCYPRIEEGNVPRCVSSCIGKTRLHGNINRGPDAPSPGGDAPGGRSPINYLVHSDEKVALPLYPQFGTRPQVFYMPPYHVPPEFLTQMFTPNEEEKRNDWPGDTYEESVRIVQKRVRNPSHEVLGILQLFGATTRLIETYEVTEDRARGWDRTGEKVADVPIEEPMEVREGEQWTNQP; this is encoded by the coding sequence ATGGCAAATGTCTACAACCCGCAACTCGGCCGCGATCACAGCTACCCTTATGAGCACCGCGAGGAGGAGCGGGACTACCACTGGGGGATGGTCGTCAATATCAACCGCTGTATCAACTGCAACACCTGCTCGTTCGCCTGCAAGTCTACCTGGACCAGCGGCGAGGGCGAGGAGTACATGTGGTGGATGAACGTCGAGACCGAGCCCTACGGCGGCTACCCGCTGGGCTGGGACATGCGCCTGCTGGAGGACCTCGGCTCCGACGAGACCATCTTCGACGCCGCCGGGGACGGCGAGCAGGTCCGCGGTTACATCGCCGAGAAGGGCGCATGGGAGTACCCCGCGCTGGGCGACGATCAGGTCCACGGCGAGTACCCCGAGGGCGACGTCGTCGAGTCCGACGTCGAGGAAGGCGAGTACCACGACATGTGGCAGTTCTACCTGCCGCGCCTGTGCAACCACTGCAAGAACCCCGCCTGCCTCGCGGCCTGTCCGCGCCAGGCCATCTACAAGCGCGAGGAGGACGGCATCGTCCTGCTCGACCAGGAGCGCTGCCGCGGCTACCGCCGCTGCGTCAAGGGGTGTCCCTACCACAAGCCGATGTACAACCCGGAGACGGGCATCACCGAGAAGCCCGTCGGCTGTTACCCACGCATCGAGGAGGGTAACGTCCCCCGCTGCGTCTCCTCCTGCATCGGGAAGACACGCCTGCACGGCAACATCAACCGCGGGCCCGACGCGCCCTCGCCCGGCGGCGACGCTCCCGGCGGTCGCTCGCCGATCAACTACCTCGTCCACTCCGACGAGAAGGTGGCGCTGCCGCTGTACCCGCAGTTCGGCACGCGGCCGCAGGTGTTCTACATGCCGCCGTACCACGTGCCCCCGGAGTTCCTGACCCAGATGTTCACGCCCAACGAGGAGGAAAAGCGCAACGACTGGCCGGGCGACACCTACGAGGAGTCCGTCCGCATCGTCCAGAAGCGGGTCCGGAACCCCAGCCACGAGGTGCTGGGCATCCTCCAGCTGTTCGGCGCGACGACGCGGCTCATCGAGACCTACGAGGTCACCGAGGACCGCGCGAGGGGCTGGGACCGCACCGGCGAGAAAGTCGCGGACGTCCCCATCGAGGAGCCCATGGAGGTCCGCGAGGGCGAACAGTGGACCAACCAGCCCTGA
- a CDS encoding molecular chaperone TorD family protein gives MEDQQFHARRAALYGYAAAALQFPDETTVADLTDGEVQSAVRAAGDAVGPREEVDRLIEALDGVDRDGLESAYNDLFGVPGADGTYPVVPYEAEHTVEGDVGEKQRRIATVVGLLEQFGLEPGSEFDERHDHVAVELELLQVLAAQRAAALADSDEEAADRLARATATAVDEHLVAFVPDLAHAVTAEVGNGPDDSDAADGAHEVYARAAELAAALVERDAASHPDPASTQGVTTDA, from the coding sequence ATGGAGGATCAACAGTTCCACGCGCGCCGCGCCGCACTGTACGGCTACGCCGCCGCGGCGCTCCAGTTCCCGGACGAGACGACCGTCGCCGACCTCACCGACGGCGAGGTGCAGTCGGCCGTCCGGGCGGCCGGCGACGCCGTCGGCCCCCGCGAGGAGGTCGACCGGCTCATCGAGGCCCTCGACGGCGTCGACAGAGACGGGCTCGAATCGGCGTACAACGACCTGTTCGGCGTCCCCGGCGCGGACGGCACCTACCCCGTCGTTCCCTACGAGGCCGAGCACACCGTCGAGGGCGACGTCGGCGAGAAGCAGCGCCGGATCGCCACCGTCGTCGGCCTGCTGGAGCAGTTCGGCCTCGAACCCGGCTCCGAGTTCGACGAGCGCCACGACCACGTCGCGGTCGAGCTCGAACTGCTGCAGGTGCTGGCCGCCCAGCGAGCCGCGGCGCTGGCCGACAGCGACGAGGAGGCGGCCGACCGGCTGGCGCGGGCCACCGCGACGGCCGTCGACGAGCACCTCGTCGCCTTCGTCCCCGACCTCGCCCACGCCGTGACGGCGGAGGTGGGCAACGGCCCGGATGATTCGGACGCCGCTGACGGCGCGCACGAGGTCTACGCACGCGCGGCCGAACTGGCCGCCGCGCTGGTCGAGCGCGACGCGGCGAGTCACCCCGACCCGGCGTCGACCCAGGGGGTGACGACCGATGCCTGA
- a CDS encoding ethylbenzene dehydrogenase-related protein, translating into MPEFDRGAARRATAAAAVVAALLVVAQGAVTAAVTGGQQPIVATDQVPQAAASQQWSDAPSRTVSLSKQQMALPYGGGSVDEMEVQAMTNDSHVAFRLTWDDPTNDTSLASPESYSDAAAIMFRSGEQPPITMGAAGTPVNIWYWRAQWQYGADDHAEWTGDMYAYPNPDRETKPGLAAGNPLSQGEYDDYGQNYYAAGFGSLSHAPAQNVDATATRDGDQWSVAFVREHATDGTHDAVFRANESMYLAFAAWNGSADEVNGKKSITLQFSTLDTETGELSAANPGGSDGDGGDGSGEGSGGGGGSGGLPQPFGYLGGLVAAVIVSWAAVYWRAVE; encoded by the coding sequence ATGCCTGAGTTCGACCGCGGGGCCGCCCGGCGAGCCACCGCGGCGGCCGCCGTCGTCGCCGCCCTGCTCGTCGTGGCCCAGGGAGCCGTGACGGCCGCTGTCACGGGCGGCCAGCAGCCGATAGTCGCGACCGATCAGGTGCCCCAGGCCGCGGCCAGCCAGCAGTGGAGCGACGCGCCCTCGCGGACCGTCTCGCTGTCGAAACAGCAGATGGCCCTGCCCTACGGCGGCGGGAGCGTCGACGAGATGGAGGTGCAGGCGATGACTAACGACTCCCACGTCGCCTTCCGGCTGACCTGGGACGACCCGACGAACGACACCAGCCTCGCCTCGCCCGAGAGTTACAGCGACGCCGCGGCGATCATGTTCCGCAGCGGCGAGCAGCCGCCGATCACGATGGGCGCGGCCGGCACCCCGGTCAACATCTGGTACTGGCGTGCCCAGTGGCAGTACGGCGCCGACGACCACGCGGAGTGGACCGGCGACATGTACGCGTACCCCAATCCCGACCGGGAGACGAAGCCCGGTCTGGCCGCCGGGAACCCCCTCTCGCAGGGCGAGTACGACGACTACGGGCAGAACTACTACGCAGCCGGCTTCGGCTCGCTGTCCCACGCGCCCGCCCAGAACGTCGACGCCACCGCGACGCGCGACGGCGACCAGTGGTCGGTCGCGTTCGTTCGCGAGCACGCCACGGACGGGACCCACGACGCCGTCTTCCGCGCCAACGAGTCGATGTACCTCGCCTTCGCCGCCTGGAACGGTAGCGCCGACGAGGTCAACGGGAAGAAGTCGATCACGCTGCAGTTCAGCACGCTCGACACCGAGACGGGCGAACTGTCGGCGGCGAACCCCGGTGGCAGCGACGGCGACGGCGGCGACGGCAGCGGCGAGGGAAGCGGCGGTGGCGGCGGCAGCGGCGGCCTCCCCCAGCCCTTCGGCTACCTCGGCGGCCTCGTCGCGGCCGTGATCGTCAGCTGGGCGGCCGTCTACTGGAGGGCCGTGGAATGA
- a CDS encoding HEAT repeat domain-containing protein, with protein MSHENWSALGRAPAETEDGLREVLSGDAARTRREAALALVDGAEESLDDATVAALTERVRGDDDADVRQFAVEALGVAGTGREAIETALDDPEPWVRAEAVVALSRAGGDADRLREALGDDSGWVRRNAVIALGKLDAADQDLLVERVKSDPHPAVREYAAQFLGRDPTDREEAERILAALLAREANAFARAKAAEGLGRIGTDRAEEALETHGLTDRSEDVARTARHALADARGVEPDRLDADVDPPTAPGSGPDTPGDQAVEGFRPDPSDPTGWSEESTAPGGAPGFDPRRDLDSDMTDR; from the coding sequence ATGAGCCACGAGAACTGGAGCGCGCTGGGTCGCGCCCCCGCGGAGACGGAGGACGGCCTCCGCGAGGTCCTGTCCGGCGACGCGGCCCGGACGCGCCGGGAGGCCGCGCTCGCGCTGGTCGACGGCGCCGAGGAGAGCCTCGACGACGCGACGGTCGCGGCGCTGACAGAGCGCGTCCGCGGTGACGACGACGCCGACGTCCGGCAGTTCGCCGTCGAGGCGCTGGGCGTCGCCGGCACGGGGAGGGAGGCCATCGAGACCGCGCTCGACGACCCCGAGCCGTGGGTGCGGGCCGAGGCCGTCGTCGCCCTCTCCAGGGCCGGCGGCGACGCCGACCGCCTCCGCGAGGCGCTGGGAGACGACAGCGGCTGGGTCCGTCGCAACGCCGTCATCGCGCTGGGCAAGCTCGACGCGGCCGATCAGGACCTGCTCGTCGAGCGCGTCAAGTCCGATCCCCATCCGGCCGTCCGCGAGTACGCCGCGCAGTTCCTCGGGCGCGACCCGACCGACCGCGAGGAGGCCGAGCGGATCCTCGCGGCGCTGCTGGCCCGCGAGGCCAACGCCTTCGCCCGGGCGAAGGCCGCCGAGGGGCTGGGCCGGATCGGCACCGACCGCGCCGAGGAGGCGCTGGAGACCCACGGCCTGACCGACCGCAGCGAGGACGTCGCGCGGACGGCCAGGCACGCGCTGGCCGACGCCCGCGGCGTCGAACCCGATCGGCTCGACGCCGACGTCGACCCGCCGACCGCGCCCGGGAGCGGTCCGGACACGCCCGGTGACCAGGCGGTCGAGGGCTTCCGGCCGGACCCGTCGGACCCCACCGGCTGGTCGGAGGAGTCGACCGCGCCGGGCGGGGCTCCCGGGTTCGACCCGCGGCGCGACCTCGACTCCGACATGACCGACCGATGA